The following are from one region of the Endozoicomonas sp. 4G genome:
- a CDS encoding 2-isopropylmalate synthase, with product MSNDQVIIFDTTLRDGEQSPGAAMTGDEKLRIAKSLEILKVDVIEAGFAIASPGDFEAVKSIAETIKESTVCSLSRALPKDIEAAGQAIQPAARGRIHTFIATSPLHMKHKLCMTPEQVLEQAIASVKLARNLIDDVEFSLEDAGRSDIDFMCRVIEAVIDAGARTINIPDTVGYALPHQFGNTIAQLIERIPNSDKAIFSVHCHNDLGLAVANSLSAVVNGARQIECTINGLGERAGNASLEEIVMAIRTRQDELNVETGINTRHIVPTSRLVSSITGFPVQPNKAIVGANAFAHESGIHQDGILKNRETYEIMKAEDVGWNTNRLTLGKLSGRSAFQSRMEELGITFADRDELTEAFNRFKILADKKSEIFDDDLQALVSDVRSGNEEEKYRLIKLEAGSSTGKPPEAHLVIAVDSEEVEIRSAGAGPVDAVFKAIESIADSGAHLALYNVKAITSGTDSQGEVSVRLEKQGRIVNGSGADTDIVVASAKAYINALNLLNADHPKTNPQTGNL from the coding sequence ATGAGCAACGATCAGGTTATTATTTTCGATACCACCTTGAGAGACGGTGAACAGAGTCCCGGCGCAGCCATGACTGGCGACGAGAAGCTCCGGATTGCCAAATCGCTGGAAATACTCAAGGTTGACGTGATTGAGGCGGGATTTGCCATCGCCAGCCCGGGCGATTTTGAGGCCGTCAAGAGCATCGCCGAAACCATTAAAGAGAGTACTGTCTGCAGTCTTTCCCGGGCACTGCCAAAGGATATTGAAGCCGCAGGTCAAGCGATTCAGCCAGCTGCCCGTGGTCGTATTCATACCTTCATTGCCACCTCCCCCCTGCACATGAAACACAAACTTTGTATGACGCCCGAGCAGGTACTGGAACAGGCAATAGCTTCTGTCAAACTGGCTCGCAATCTGATTGACGATGTTGAGTTTTCCCTGGAAGACGCCGGACGATCTGACATCGACTTTATGTGCCGTGTCATTGAAGCGGTGATTGATGCCGGCGCTCGCACCATTAACATCCCTGACACCGTTGGTTATGCGCTGCCGCACCAGTTCGGCAACACGATTGCCCAGCTGATTGAGCGTATTCCCAACTCAGACAAAGCCATCTTCTCGGTTCACTGTCACAATGACCTTGGGCTTGCCGTGGCCAACTCCCTGTCCGCTGTCGTTAATGGCGCCCGTCAGATTGAATGCACCATTAACGGTCTTGGCGAAAGAGCGGGCAACGCCTCTCTTGAAGAAATCGTTATGGCAATCCGCACCCGTCAGGATGAACTCAACGTCGAAACGGGGATCAATACCCGGCATATCGTTCCTACCTCCCGTCTGGTCTCAAGTATCACCGGCTTCCCGGTTCAGCCTAACAAGGCCATTGTCGGTGCTAATGCTTTTGCTCACGAATCCGGTATTCACCAGGATGGTATTCTGAAAAACCGTGAAACCTACGAAATTATGAAGGCTGAAGACGTTGGCTGGAACACCAACCGCCTGACCCTGGGTAAATTATCCGGCCGCAGCGCCTTCCAGTCCCGTATGGAAGAGCTGGGCATTACTTTTGCTGATCGTGACGAATTGACCGAAGCCTTTAACCGCTTCAAGATTCTGGCAGACAAAAAGTCTGAGATTTTCGATGACGACCTGCAGGCTCTGGTCAGTGACGTTCGTTCAGGCAATGAAGAAGAGAAATACCGTCTGATTAAGCTGGAAGCCGGCTCCAGCACAGGCAAACCCCCTGAAGCTCATCTGGTCATTGCGGTGGACTCTGAGGAAGTAGAGATACGCAGTGCCGGTGCTGGCCCTGTTGATGCGGTCTTTAAAGCCATAGAAAGTATTGCTGATTCCGGTGCCCATCTGGCATTGTATAATGTCAAGGCGATTACCAGCGGTACCGATTCTCAGGGCGAGGTCAGCGTGCGTCTGGAAAAGCAGGGTCGCATTGTCAATGGCTCCGGAGCGGACACGGATATCGTGGTGGCTTCTGCGAAAGCCTACATCAATGCCCTGAACCTGCTGAACGCTGATCATCCAAAAACCAACCCACAGACAGGAAACCTGTAA
- a CDS encoding YajG family lipoprotein — protein MKKASLILLGALALGGCALSPQEVDVTPKIAVEKPVEPLQGTVSVTVYDERLSRSLGHRGGVYSDTNDITTNDRLTLAIRSAVEMSLREMGLTVTESEDVPQFQVYLDDLEYKVPEGSYITQVDLKAKVRVRIIKDGQRFEGVYATEITERVPKAPSDEKNEELINQVLSDVLSRALADPKLTGFLKQA, from the coding sequence ATGAAAAAAGCGTCACTTATTTTGCTGGGAGCCCTTGCCCTGGGCGGATGTGCCCTGAGCCCTCAGGAAGTGGATGTCACTCCCAAAATTGCTGTGGAAAAGCCCGTTGAACCATTACAGGGAACCGTCAGTGTGACCGTTTACGATGAACGATTGTCCCGTTCTCTGGGTCATCGGGGAGGGGTCTATTCAGATACCAATGACATCACGACCAATGACCGTCTGACTCTGGCTATTCGCTCGGCGGTTGAGATGAGTTTGAGGGAAATGGGCTTGACCGTAACTGAGTCTGAAGATGTGCCTCAGTTCCAGGTTTATCTTGATGATTTGGAATACAAAGTGCCTGAAGGCAGTTATATCACCCAGGTTGACCTGAAGGCAAAAGTGCGGGTCAGGATTATCAAAGATGGTCAGCGTTTCGAAGGCGTCTACGCCACCGAAATCACCGAACGTGTACCCAAAGCACCGTCTGATGAAAAGAACGAAGAGTTGATCAATCAGGTGCTCAGTGATGTGC